The following are from one region of the Falco biarmicus isolate bFalBia1 chromosome 1, bFalBia1.pri, whole genome shotgun sequence genome:
- the SLC25A1 gene encoding tricarboxylate transport protein, mitochondrial, whose translation MPAPAAPRRLAAAAPAGKAKLTHPGKAILAGGLAGGIEICITFPTEYVKTQLQLDEKANPPRYKGIGDCVKQTVRDHGIRGLYRGLSSLVYGSIPKAAVRFGMFEFLSNQMRDEQGRLDSTRGLICGLGAGVAEAVVVVCPMETVKVKFIHDQCSPKPKYRGFFHGVREIVREQGLKGTYQGLTATVLKQGSNQAIRFFVMTSLKNWYKGDDPNKVINPFVTGVFGALAGAASVFGNTPLDVVKTRMQGLEAHKYKSTWDCAYQIMKHEGPLAFYKGTVPRLGRVCLDVAIVFVIYDEVVKFLNKVWKTD comes from the exons GTGGCCTGGCCGGAGGGATAGAGATCTGCATCACATTCCCCACTGAGTACGTGAAGACGCAGCTGCAGCTGGACGAGAAGGCAAACCCTCCCCGCTACAAGGGCATCG GGGACTGCGTGAAGCAGACTGTCCGTGACCATGGCATCCGGGGGCTGTACCGGGGGCTCAGCTCGCTGGTGTACGGTTCCATCCCCAAGGCCGCCGTCAG GTTTGGGATGTTCGAGTTCCTCAGCAACCAGATGAGAGACGAGCAAGGGCGACTGGACAGCACGCGGGGTCTCATCTGTGGGCTGGGCGCTGGTGTGGCcgaggctgtggtggtggtcTGCCCCATGGAGACCGTAAAG GTGAAGTTTATCCATGATCAGTGCTCCCCTAAGCCCAAATACCGCGGCTTCTTCCATGGCGTCCGGGAGATCGTTCGGGAACAGG GATTGAAGGGGACCTACCAGGGCTTAACCGCAACTGTCCTCAAGCAAGGATCGAACCAGGCCATTCGCTTCTTCGTCATGACATCCCTCAAGAACTGGTACAAAG GGGATGATCCCAACAAGGTCATCAACCCCTTTGTCACAGGGGTGTTTGGAGCTCTAGCCGGAGCTGCGAGTGTCTTTGGCAACACCCCCTTGGATGTGGTGAAGACCAGGATGCAG GGGCTGGAAGCACACAAGTACAAGAGCACCTGGGACTGCGCTTACCAGATCATGAAACACGAAGGACCCCTGGC GTTTTACAAGGGCACAGTGCCTCGCCTGGGCCGCGTCTGCCTCGATGTGGCCATCGTCTTCGTCATCTATGATGAGGTGGTCAAGTTCCTCAACAAGGTGTGGAAAACGGACTga
- the LOC130158660 gene encoding SCO-spondin-like isoform X1 — protein MQSRGSGAGIKACGSGTQCHRAGGAAPGRGSGERGFQVTLALLPPLSLQLCHISPPPLLPSSMPLMLSFPSIPPARPAAVGCTVGPWGPWSRCSSPCGVGSKARSRQVTVPPQHGGEPCPDLKQRRGCLGEHPTCGTAKEVAKILPDSFSRDFRDPWRRAGRLLLEEPSGWARCATGGPGAAACAGTSRCVSSAGGARPTAGPTASGMGCKEPGRFGWPPRCWGARARGCRRGCGRAVPAPRRLSSLCSPPRKARCSPLELTARIFH, from the exons ATGCAGAGCCGCGGCAGCGGTGCGGGGATCAAGGCCTGCGGAAGCGGCACACAATGCCACCGCGCTggtggggcagcccccggccggggGTCAGGGGAAAGGGGCTTCCAGGTCACCCTGgcccttcttcctcccctctcccttcaGCTGTGCCAcatctcccctcctcccctccttccatCTTCCATGCCACTGAtgctctcctttccctccaTCCCACCCGCTCGGCCGGCAGCGGTGGGCTGCACGGTGGGGCCCTGGGGGCCCTGGAGCAGGTGCAGCTCCCCGTGCGGGGTTGGCAGCAAGGCCCGCAGCCGCCAGGTCACCGTCCCACCCCAGCACGGAGGGGAGCCCTGTCCAGACCTCAAGCAGCGCCGTGGCTGCCTGGGGGAGCACCCGACCTGTGGGACGGCCAAAG AGGTGGCCAAGATACTACCTGACTCCTTCAGTCGGGACTTCAGGGATCCCTGGCGAAGAGCTGggcggctgctgctggaggagccaTCGGG GTGGGCCCGCTGTGCCACGGGCGGGCCTGGAGCCGCCGCCTGCGCCGGGACAAGCAGGTGTGTGTCAAGTGCCGGGGGGGCACGTCCCACCGCCGGCCCCACTGCATCGGGCATGGGCTGCAAGGAGCCAG GACGTTTTGGGTGGCCGCCTCGGTGCTGGGGTGCCAGGGCTCGTGGGTGCAGGAGGGGCTgcggcagggctgtgcctgccccCCGCCGGCTCTCATCTTTGTGTAGCCCCCCCAGGAAG GCTCGCTGCTCGCCCTTGGAGCTGACTGCACGCATTTTCCATTAA
- the LOC130158660 gene encoding somatomedin-B and thrombospondin type-1 domain-containing protein-like isoform X2 translates to MQSRGSGAGIKACGSGTQCHRAGGAAPGRGSGERGFQVTLALLPPLSLQLCHISPPPLLPSSMPLMLSFPSIPPARPAAVGCTVGPWGPWSRCSSPCGVGSKARSRQVTVPPQHGGEPCPDLKQRRGCLGEHPTCGTAKEVAKILPDSFSRDFRDPWRRAGRLLLEEPSGYCGYFRLTQVGPLCHGRAWSRRLRRDKQVCVKCRGGTSHRRPHCIGHGLQGARTFWVAASVLGCQGSWVQEGLRQGCACPPPALIFV, encoded by the exons ATGCAGAGCCGCGGCAGCGGTGCGGGGATCAAGGCCTGCGGAAGCGGCACACAATGCCACCGCGCTggtggggcagcccccggccggggGTCAGGGGAAAGGGGCTTCCAGGTCACCCTGgcccttcttcctcccctctcccttcaGCTGTGCCAcatctcccctcctcccctccttccatCTTCCATGCCACTGAtgctctcctttccctccaTCCCACCCGCTCGGCCGGCAGCGGTGGGCTGCACGGTGGGGCCCTGGGGGCCCTGGAGCAGGTGCAGCTCCCCGTGCGGGGTTGGCAGCAAGGCCCGCAGCCGCCAGGTCACCGTCCCACCCCAGCACGGAGGGGAGCCCTGTCCAGACCTCAAGCAGCGCCGTGGCTGCCTGGGGGAGCACCCGACCTGTGGGACGGCCAAAG AGGTGGCCAAGATACTACCTGACTCCTTCAGTCGGGACTTCAGGGATCCCTGGCGAAGAGCTGggcggctgctgctggaggagccaTCGGG ctacTGTGGCTATTTTCGCCTGACACAGGTGGGCCCGCTGTGCCACGGGCGGGCCTGGAGCCGCCGCCTGCGCCGGGACAAGCAGGTGTGTGTCAAGTGCCGGGGGGGCACGTCCCACCGCCGGCCCCACTGCATCGGGCATGGGCTGCAAGGAGCCAG GACGTTTTGGGTGGCCGCCTCGGTGCTGGGGTGCCAGGGCTCGTGGGTGCAGGAGGGGCTgcggcagggctgtgcctgccccCCGCCGGCTCTCATCTTTGTGTAG
- the LOC130158631 gene encoding thyroid adenoma-associated protein homolog, with amino-acid sequence MVLAAPAMGAEREARACAAFYGALGIAQPALSCLRCLRQFAGSTTKRCKDKHLEEALLLSRVLSEGLQALGEAETQPLLRCVLAFQMEATSSSSSFQKLEQIVTWLAVGKEALLAQEVGALLAGLVPQSEVLSPGDLQSVCMFMEESSLGRQHWRQNLAPLLQCLATTLRWVLQSQPTPGGTWGYLVIKACLQLFQVLPKDVAPLVWSRGGKSETLQSLLGLLLGVAWGKALNKDTRLLAGTALSMLVNTAPQPQDGASAVLTLFQLPSQGTGELKFGELAVEVPPDLEPDGLEKLVLTRGLLTCCKVDILSCQLESFTHKACLLLDVIFPAVCALTKEQKDCHYYCFQACALWLQHLRESLPAIWRLTGTRVLAQDAELLRQLTQLVWDNAETPVEGVSEFIHSSFRLLLEIYHLECQHFQDQERPLYRQMLQRVVLMPWQIKARYVPLCAIVPYVGSQQVLDTYPDLPQHLLNCLSTNHLCPAAAEVYKVLVRQQCAEWQEGQQGMEAALAERWALCWLPLLSQALRSPLPILQSNAANHLLTWTLQQLPATQAPLASQFGGWDVASLRAWVLLLKAQKSMAGSLLLQGEALERLSCCLGAREEGVRLAALGLLCCSPSTNRPLSGTEVRLLREFLPLNLNCDSSSFRQLLQAAVRKALVRLRDSSLAQLRGKVPQGSQPGEEEGQLAQAVGFVEWLLQLSIASLSPGSNYQRKKTALLLLAAVLETCTDTWSPDRKKGQPPRTMATLLSYARQSGCWDFFSQPNLLVLLSCLQDSTNEIRDLASELLVRYFPATFPEPIALALFQLAQHMLGSPRVQEAEAGAVLMKIILQKSDSSTMKVCHLEAKAAPVLPNRGLCFAQHLLHMLQAQYAVACQDLLQAAATAPMHGAIAALRRCLLQVPEVAASMQAAELAQSWQELITRLVTTARDITSFLLGALQSQQGPGADEQAAAPSFADMGNAIGSLIMQGKGRGQEEEDSVLLSEEHSLILTCCWVSVKEIGLLLGGLAKLLLAPALSAGSGPLLSLPTLQTATRVFQEILLRCRHWGAVEGCSMGFTKFCAALLNHPDAELQAIPQTVLEQGLEALSGPRSSSITRRAAGFPMLFLCIVSGEAPALTRPLLTRCIQTLLALATMALPQDWDQTLDLPQVCALHVLQTLVRGAGLGGALLRHATPMVALALRGLGSPCWAMRNAAIQLFSALTSRLLGQQRSCGEGCPAEGVSLQAFLGQHPQLGAVLLGELEAATGPTLGGPCLRPALHAILTLLAQLQPSADDPGSPSAHFLEPLLGLAGSPIYAVRAMAAKALVPVVPQPQRCGLLLQLAQQLPDSPGQVRSHNTVHGCLLQMQALLAPTPGTSGLSAEALRPVALQLEARGWLLTPAQRCPLIRATFLQVLALLPASFSHSFTQSIYNAISTELGSLPPRGKPGCAELQVGLAVLHQTMARFVCSEAARLVDGKRIGAACSLLRQPNPDVQLAVLSWVISRAGGTCEELEKALGLTLLESLWLVLRERRDKEFLRLYLEALLHLCRDPSSWSQEASCKLQGSSAACLKMLLHVVEAECPGPDLLFQALCSASLLLAHWFGDEASPLVERWCTALEECSRSASSEVLRLAAARSLQMAGADVVRRSLHAACPSLVPVALRLINVGIHLLQDEEQEVRHEASGFASLLRQDPRGLLQHGCIFVQDNMGLQSLLQLLLREFGEYPETFNSLLRHLPVLDLRGIVEELEANKATSLYKEDEPNVFAEPAVLAQQLLPILRQLLDKAHASSPLRASALHWLAAAGPSVLQDLQYCRHHWSQGAAARGGMKALGCSRLHAAVAVLLVRAQLVAQALQVLGESATTVPGLGCSTQELEQELVLVQGLLVQCGLAPVLSQGNAPGEQGPPSGAA; translated from the exons ATGGTGCTGGCGGCCCCGGCCATGGGAGCCGAGCGGGAGGCGCGGGCCTGCGCCGCCTTCTACGGGGCGCTGGGCATCGCGCAGCCGGCGCTCtcctgcctgcgctgcctgcgGCAATTCGCGGG GAGTACTACCAAGAGATGCAAAGACAAGCACCTGGAGGAGGCTCTCCTGCTGTCGCGGGTGCTGAGCGAGGGTCTGCAGGCGCTGGGTGAGGCAGAGACTCAGCCCCTGCTCCGCTGTGTCTTGGCTTTCCAGATGGAGGcaaccagcagctccagctccttccagaAACTGGAACAG ATTGTGACCTGGCTGGCAGTGGGGAAGGAAGCCCTGCTGGCCCAGGAGGTGGGCGCGCTGCTGGCTGGCCTGGTGCCACAGAGCGAG GTGCTGTCTCCTGGGGACCTTCAGTCAG TGTGCATGTTCATGGAGGAGAGCAGCCTGGGCCGGCAGCACTGGCGGCAGAACCTGGCCccactgctgcagtgcctggccACCACCTTGcgctgggtgctgcagagccagcctACGCCTGGCGGCACGTGGGGCTACCTGGTCATCAAG gcTTGCCTCCAGCTCTTCCAGGTGCTGCCAAAGGATGTAGCCCCCCTGGTGTGGAGCAGAGGGGGGAAGAGTGAGACCCTGCAGAGCCTCTTGGGactgctgctgggggtggcatGGGGGAAG GCTCTGAACAAGGACACGAGGCTGCTGGCGGGCACGGCCCTGAGCATGCTGGTGAACAcagcccctcagccccaggATGGGGCCAGCGCCGTGCTGACCCTCTTCCAGCTCCCCAGTCAAG GCACGGGGGAACTGAAGTTTGGGGAGCTGGCGGTGGAGGTCCCCCCTGACCTGGAGCCAGATGGGCTGGAGAAGCTGGTGCTCACCAGAGGTTTGCTGACATGCTGCAAGGTGGACAtcctcagctgccagctggagagCTTCACCCACAAG GCCTGCCTGCTCCTGGACGTGATCTTTCCTGCTGTGTGTGCCCTGACCAAGGAGCAGAAGGATTGCCACTACTACTGCTTCCAAG cctgtgccctgtggctgcagcacctgCGGGAGAGCCTGCCTGCCATCTGGCGCCTGACAGGGACGCGCGTCCTGGCCCAGGACGCCGAGCTCCTCCGGCAGCTTACCCAGCTGGTGTGGGACAACGCTGAGACCCCG GTGGAAGGGGTGTCCGAGTTCATCCACAGCTCCTTCCGACTGCTGCTGGAGATCTACCACCTTGAGTGCCAGCACTTCCAGGACCAGGAGAGACCCCTCTACCGGCAGATGCTGCAGAGGGTGGTCTTGATGCCGTGGCAAATCAAAGCCAGATATGTGCCCCTGTGTGCCATCGTCCCCTACGTGGGCAGCCAGCAG GTGCTGGACACCTACCCGGACCTGCCGCAGCACCTCCTGAACTGTCTCTCCACCAACCACCTGTGTCCTGCAGCTGCCGAGGTCTACAAGGTCCTGGTGCGGCAGCAGTGTGCCGAGTggcaggaggggcagcagggcaTGGAGGCGGCTCTGGCAGAGCGGTGGGCGCTGTGCTGGCTGCCCCTGCTCTCCCAGGCCCTTCGCTCCCCCCTGCCCATTCTGCAGAGCAATGCTGCTAACCACCTCCTCACATGgacactgcagcagctcccgGCCACCCAGGCACCACTGGCCAGTCAGTTTGGTGGCTGGGATGTGGCGTCGCTCCGAGCTTGGGTCTTGCTGCTGAAGGCACAGAAGAGCATGGCggggtccctgctgctgcagggcgAGGCGCTGGAGcggctctcctgctgcctgggcGCCCGCGAGGAGGGTGTGCGGCTGGCGGCGCTGGGTCTCCTCTGttgcagccccagcaccaaCCGGCCCCTCTCGGGCACCGAGGTGCGGCTGCTGCGGGAGTTCCTGCCGCTCAACCTCAACTGCGACTCCTCCTCATTccggcagctgctgcaggcagcggtGAGGAAGGCGCTGGTCCGGCTGCGGGACAGCTCGCTGGCCCAGCTGCGAGGGAAGGTGCCCCAAGGCAGCCAGCCAGGCGAGGAAGAGGGGCAGCTGGCCCAGGCAGTGG GCTTTGTGgagtggctgctgcagctcagcattGCCTCGCTCAGCCCAGGCTCCAACTACCAGAGGAAGAagacagctctgctcctgctggctgctgtctTGGAGACCTGCACGGACACCTGGAGCCCTGACAGGAAGAAAGGCCAGCCCCCAC GGACCATGGCCACCCTGCTGAGCTACGCCCGGCAGAGCGGCTGCTGGGACTTCTTCTCCCAGCCCAacttgctggtgctgctgagctgcttgcAAGACAGCACTAATGAG ATCAGAGACTTGGCCTCAGAGCTGCTCGTCCGCTACTTCCCCGCCACGTTCCCCGAGCCCATCGCCCTGGCTCTCTTCCAGCTGGCCCAGCACATGCTGGGCAGCCCCCGAGTGCAGGAGGCTgaagctggagctgtgctgatgAAGATCATCCTGCAGAA GTCAGACAGCAGCACCATGAAGGTTTGTCACCTGGAGGCCAAagcagccccagtgctgcccaaCCGAGGCCTGTGCTTCGCTCAGCATCTTCTCCACATGCTGCAAGCCCAGTATGCGGTGGCGTGCCAGgacctgctgcaggcagcagccactgcaCCGATGCACG GAGCCATCGCAGCCCTGCGGCGGTGCCTGCTGCAGGTGCCGGAGGTGGCTGCCTCCATGCAGGCAGCAGAATTAGcgcagagctggcaggagctcATCACCCGCCTTGTGACCACAGCAAGAGACATCACCTCCTTCCTCCTGggtgctctgcagagccagcaagGCCCCGGTGCTGATGAGCAAG ctgctgccccaTCGTTTGCTGACATGGGAAATGCCATCGGCTCCCTCATCATGCAGGGGAAAGGCcgggggcaggaggaagaggactCAGTCCTGCTGTCAGAGGAGCACAGCCTGATCCTGACCTGCTGCTGGGTATCAGTGAAG GAGATAGGGCTGCTCCTGGGGGGCCTGgccaagctgctgctggccccggCGCTGAGTGCCGGATCGGGGCCCCTCCTGTCGCTCCCCACCCTGCAGACAGCCACCAGAGTGTTCCAGGAAATCCTGCTGCGGTGCCGGCACTGG GGAGCAGTGGAGGGCTGCAGCATGGGCTTCACCAAGTTCTGTGCCGCTCTGCTGAACCACCCAGACGCAGAGCTGCAGGCCATCCCACAgactgtgctggagcag GGCCTAGAAGCGCTGAGCGGACCCCGGAGCAGCTCAATCACGCGCCGTGCCGCCGGCTTCCCCATGCTCTTCCTCTGCATTGTCAGTGGGGAGGCCCCGGCACTGACACGGCCCCTGCTGACCCGCTGCATCCAGACGCTGCTGGCCTTGGCCACCATGGCGCTGCCGCAGGACTGGGACCAGACCCTTGACCTCCCGCAG GTGTGTGCCCTCCACGTGCTGCAGACGCTGGTGCGCGGCGCAGGGCTGGGCGGTGCGCTGCTGCGGCACGCCACACCGATGGTGGCCCTGGCACTGCGGGGCCTGGGCTCACCGTGCTGGGCTATGAGGAACGCAGCCATCCAGCTCTTCA gtGCCCTCACGTCCCGGCTGCTGGGCCAGCAGCGGAGCTGTGGGGAGGGCTGCCCGGCGGAGGGGGTGAGCCTGCAGGCCTTCCTCgggcagcatccccagctggGCGCTGTGCTGCTGGGCGAGCTGGAGGCGGCCACGGGGCCCACCCTGGGGGGGCCCTGCCTGCGCCCCGCTCTCCACGCCATCCTCACCCTCCTggctcagctgcagcccagtGCCGACGACCCTGGCAG cccctctgctcaCTTTCTGGAGccgctgctggggctggcagggagccccATCTATGCCGTGCGAGCAATGGCTGCCAAGGCACTGGTGCCCGTCGTCCCACAGCCCCAGCGCTGTgggctcctcctgcagctggcccagcagctccctgacTCACCCGGACAGGTCCGCTCGCACAACACCGTCCATGGGTGCCTGCTGCAGATGCAGGCACTGCTGgcccccaccccaggcaccagcGG GCTGTCGGCCGAGGCGCTGCGCCCCgtggctctgcagctggaggcgCGGGGCTGGCTGCTCACCCCTGCCCAGCGCTGCCCCCTCATCCGCGCCACCTTCCTCCAGGTCCTCGCCCTCCTGCCCGCATCGTTCAGCCACAGCTTCACCCAAAGCATCTACAATGCCATCAGCACTGAGCTGGGCAGCCTCCCACCGCGGGGGAAGCCAGGATGCGCcgagctgcag GTGGGCTTGGCCGTCCTCCACCAAACCATGGCCCGCTTTGTGTGCAGCGAGGCAGCCCGGCTGGTGGATGGCAAGCGGATTGGCGCTGCCTGCTCGCTTCTCCGGCAGCCGAATCCCGATGTCCAGCTTGCTGTCCTGAGCTGGGTGATCTCCAGGGCAGGAGGAACGTGCgaggagctggagaaggctCTTGGGCTGACATTGCTG GAGAGCTTGTGGTTGGTGCTGCGAGAGAGAAGGGACAAAGAGTTCCTGAGATTGTACCTTGAGGCTTTGCTGCATCTTTGCAGAGACCCCTCCTCGTGGTCGCAGGAAGCTTCCTGTAAGCTCCAGGGCTCCTCGGCAGCATGtctgaagatgctgctgcacGTGGTGGAGGCTGAGTGTCCTGGTCCCGACCTCCTCTTCCAGGCACTGTgctctgccagcctgctgctcGCCCACTG GTTCGGGGACGAGGCCAGCCCGCTGGTTGAGCGATGGTGCACAGCGCTGGAGGAGTGCAGCCGGTCCGCTTCATCCGAGGTGCTGCGGCTGGCGGCTGCCCGCTCCTTGCAGATGGCAGGTGCCGACGTGGTGCGGCGATCCCTGCATGCTGCCTGTCCCTCGCTTGTCCCCGTGGCTCTGCG GCTGATAAACGTGGGCATTCACCTTCTGCAAGATGAGGAGCAGGAGGTCCGGCACGAGGCCTCGGGTTTTGCCAGCCTCCTGCGGCAGGACCCCAGGGGGCTGCTCCAGCACGGCTGCATCTTTGTGCAGGACAACATGGGGCTCCAgagcctcctgcagctcctcctgagAGAGTTTGGGGAGTACCCTGAAACCTTCAACTCGCTACTGCGGCACCTCCCCGTTCTCGATCTCAGGGGCATtgtggaggagctggaggcaaACAA AGCCACCAGCCTGTACAAGGAGGATGAACCCAACGTTTTTGCAGAGCCGGCTGTCTtggcccagcagctgctccccatcctgCGGCAGCTCTTGGACAAGGCACACGCCAGCAGCCCGCTCCGTGCCTCGGCTCTGCACTGGCTGGCGGCTGCGGGCCCCAGCGTCCTACAGgacctgcagtactgcaggcACCACTGGAGCCAAG GGGCTGCTGCCCGTGGGGGGATGAAGGCGCTGGGCTGTTCCAGGCTGCACGCAGccgtggctgtgctgctggtgaggGCACAGCTGGTGGCACAGGcgctgcaggtgctgggggaAAGTGCCACCACCGTGCCAGGGCTGGGTTGCAGCacccaggagctggagcaggagcttgTGCTGGTGCAGGGGCTGCTCGTGCAGTGTGGGCTGGCCCCTGTGCTGAGCCAGGGCAATGCACCGGGGGAACAGGGACCACCATCTGGAGCTGCCTGA
- the LOC130158660 gene encoding somatomedin-B and thrombospondin type-1 domain-containing protein-like isoform X3 — MWGLLLSGGWLLATSYLVGATGSCRHRCCPGRNNACWAPGARRAHCYCDSYCVRTGDCCEDYHATCRHAAVGCTVGPWGPWSRCSSPCGVGSKARSRQVTVPPQHGGEPCPDLKQRRGCLGEHPTCGTAKEVAKILPDSFSRDFRDPWRRAGRLLLEEPSGYCGYFRLTQVGPLCHGRAWSRRLRRDKQVCVKCRGGTSHRRPHCIGHGLQGARTFWVAASVLGCQGSWVQEGLRQGCACPPPALIFV; from the exons ATGTGGGGCTTGCTGCTCAGtgggggctggctgctggccaccagctACCTGGTGGGTGCCACGGGCAGCTGCCGGCACCGGTGCTGCCCGGGCAGGAACAATGCCTGCTGGGCACCGGGAGCCCGCCGGGCTCACTGCTACTGCGACTCGTACTGCGTGAGGACAGGCGACTGCTGCGAGGACTACCATGCCACCTGCCGCCATGCCG CGGTGGGCTGCACGGTGGGGCCCTGGGGGCCCTGGAGCAGGTGCAGCTCCCCGTGCGGGGTTGGCAGCAAGGCCCGCAGCCGCCAGGTCACCGTCCCACCCCAGCACGGAGGGGAGCCCTGTCCAGACCTCAAGCAGCGCCGTGGCTGCCTGGGGGAGCACCCGACCTGTGGGACGGCCAAAG AGGTGGCCAAGATACTACCTGACTCCTTCAGTCGGGACTTCAGGGATCCCTGGCGAAGAGCTGggcggctgctgctggaggagccaTCGGG ctacTGTGGCTATTTTCGCCTGACACAGGTGGGCCCGCTGTGCCACGGGCGGGCCTGGAGCCGCCGCCTGCGCCGGGACAAGCAGGTGTGTGTCAAGTGCCGGGGGGGCACGTCCCACCGCCGGCCCCACTGCATCGGGCATGGGCTGCAAGGAGCCAG GACGTTTTGGGTGGCCGCCTCGGTGCTGGGGTGCCAGGGCTCGTGGGTGCAGGAGGGGCTgcggcagggctgtgcctgccccCCGCCGGCTCTCATCTTTGTGTAG